One stretch of Daphnia pulicaria isolate SC F1-1A chromosome 6, SC_F0-13Bv2, whole genome shotgun sequence DNA includes these proteins:
- the LOC124343955 gene encoding ras-related protein Rab-34-like, which translates to MRQSRSATLKMLLDKAPNDRQIFKLPPAYLPSCTPYSGPDFRPEVKSACISNRLITTGLKISKVIVLGNVAVGKSCLVNRFCHSVFDQNYKATIGVDFEVERFDVLQVPFNLQIWDTAGQERFKCIASSYYRGAHAIVVVFDLTNLYSLSSCPAWLEDALKANTVRPLVFLVGTKRDLLSEAAYKHVEDQATRMARALQAEYWCVSSKLGLNVDRFFNRIAALTFNISVLQECQEIGPSKEIGSGLVTLRRNEEVKSGTEKKKRLKNDCC; encoded by the exons ATGCGTCAGTCTCGATCTGCTACTCTAAAA atgctgcTAGATAAAGCTCCCAATGACCGACAAATCTTCAAGCTTCCGCCCGCCTATTTGCCATCCTGTACGCCTTATTCAGGACCCGATTTCCGCCCAGAAGTGAAATCCGCATGCATTTCCAATCGGTTGATAACCACGGGCTTGAAAATATCCAAAGTAATTGTTTTAGGAAATGTGGCAGTGGGAAAATCTTGTCTCGTTAATCG ATTCTGTCACAGCGTTTTCGACCAAAATTACAAGGCAACAATAGGAGTcgattttgaagtggaaagatttgatgttCTACAAGTGCCGTTTAATTTACAAAT ATGGGACACTGCTGGGCAAGAGAGGTTTAAATGCATCGCTTCTTCGTATTATCGTGGCGCTCACG CAATTGTTGTTGTATTCGATCTGACCAATCTGTATTCGCTGTCATCTTGCCCGGCTTGGTTGGAAGATGCGCTGAAGGCTAATACGGTTCGTCCTCTCGTGTTTTTGGTCGGGACCAAAAGGGATTTGCTG TCGGAAGCTGCCTACAAGCACGTAGAAGATCAGGCGACACGAATGGCTCGTGCGCTGCAAGCAGAATACTGG TGCGTTTCATCAAAGTTGGGATTGAATGTTGACCGATTTTTCAATCGAATTGCTGCGTTGACTTTCAACATATCAGTGCTACAAGAGTGTCAAGAAATTGGCCCGTCAAAAGAAATTGGCAGTGGTCTCGTTA ctCTTAGGAGAAATGAAGAGGTTAAAAGCGGcaccgagaaaaaaaagcggTTGAAAAATGATTGTTGCTGA
- the LOC124343950 gene encoding uncharacterized protein LOC124343950, producing the protein MLRLWKNFCKDFRQLYVGSSANVEATNINCSSIPSISDYEGRNSCISPNQETLNVATSTKDEHYLGCEQKSADSNNYRRPYFKWNVTKSIFLEICGLSSAVALGWECGRFKQKQSRLSCVDYSAILVRLLSIRALPSINTGVRLSINDAPPKSNVSYTDVLAKNTTIEASDKYVNTTTSHVPSLSEEIHETMEEMLKNLETSNNLGLAEWQNSVGVELLNSAKKKELSEYDHLIKISKTDRFSAYQKEAFNCFLESRRLGSVKGAYNLGICYEQGIGTSQNVEKAFTYYEEAARKNHPAAQYNLGLLLYRRYLNNEKSKESDLSDAFSHLHQAANHGLEEARSALTILTIELANQDVRNVTTILPARADEKNLLCEVSKHELSIRKAFSEPHSFNCYHVNHKSEIINFEFKKGSVNFYFGD; encoded by the exons ATGTTAAGGCTTTGGAAAAATTTCTGTAAAG ATTTCCGACAGTTGTATGTCGGTAGTTCTGCAAATGTTGAGGCAACAAACATCAACTGTAGTTCCATTCCTTCGATATCGGATTACGAGGGTCGGAATTCCTGCATCAGCCCTAATCAAGAGACATTAAATGTTGCAACATCAACTAAAGATGAACATTATCTTGGGTGTGAACAGAAGTCTGCAGATTCCAATAATTACCGAAGGCCTTATTTCAAGTGGAACGTGAcaaaatcaatatttcttgAAATATGTGGCTTG AGTTCAGCTGTTGCCTTGGGCTGGGAGTGTGGACGATTCAAGCAAAAACAAAGCAGACTATCTTGTGTTGATTATTCAGCAATTTTGGTGAGATTGCTATCAATCAGAGCCTTACCTTCAATAAATACAGGAGTTAGGCTATCAATAAATGATGCACCCCCAAAGTCCAATGTGTCATACACTGATGTCCTTGCCAAAAACACTACAATTGAGGCTTCTGACAAATATGTTAATACCACAACTTCTCATGTTCCATCTCTTTCAGAAGAAATCCATGAG aCCATGGAAGAGATGTTGAAAAATCTTGAAACAAGTAACAATCTTGGCTTAGCTGAATGGCAAAACTCAGTGGGAGTAGAACTTTTAAACTCagccaagaagaaagaattgtCAGAGTATGACCATCTAATCAAGATTTCTAAAACCGACCGTTTTTCCGCTTACCAGAAAGAAgcatttaattgttttctaGAATCTAGGAGATTGGGCAGTGTCAAGGGAGCATACAATTTAGGCATCTGCTATGAACAAGGCATAGGTACTTCCCAAAATGTAGAGAAG GCTTTCACATATTATGAGGAAGCAGCCAGAAAAAATCATCCAGCTGCACAATATAACTTAGGTTTGCTGCTTTATCGACGGTACTTGAACAATGAAAAGTCAAAAGAGAGTGATCTCTCCGACGCCTTTTCACATTTACATCAAGCTGCTAATCACGGCTTAGAAGAAGCTCGTTCTGCCCTTACCATTCTCACCATTGAGCTAGCTAATCAAGATGTGAGAAATGTCACAACCATATTACCAGCTCGAGCCGACGAGAAAAATTTGCTCTGTGAAGTTAGTAAACACGAATTATCTATTCGCAAAGCCTTTAGTGAGCCCCACAGCTTCAACTGTTACCATGTAAACcataaatctgaaataatcaaCTTTGAATTTAAGAAGGGCTcggtaaatttttactttggaGATTAA
- the LOC124343954 gene encoding uncharacterized protein LOC124343954 codes for MHISNGDILSTKTRAIHCEILTRKCVSSNSVSAHSMKFVSQRSLQKAMDNAKCDLDYMLSQSSHTNHASETSKHLMKMKNTRAMLSSSSSQNSYAVKTSNLVKRQDHILGSEEMISSGESRGTQSKVHIPENRISISENLGQNGNGEVSNKEYLSEDDLKWLGKNYSINGSGKAIFKNMKSKLDFETRSERVTPPLLRKSEGNESNIHKTATDLINRVQVREQQLWRQLAEMSLTSVPSSSSSAGKDLSLESYRPQLNYLSEEKIAVKDILDLQNCTEISSTSLNNRIPTSTENIVSLLGEEWLNNLLRAELGISEDERR; via the exons ATGCATATCTCCAATGGAGATATTTTATCTACTAAAACTAGAGCTATACACTGTGAAATTTTGACTCGAAAGTGTGTTAGTAGCAATAGTGTTAGTGCACACTCGATGAAG TTTGTTAGTCAGAGAAGTCTGCAGAAAGCAATGGATAATGCCAAATGCGATCTTGATTACATGCTCAGTCAATCTTCACACACAAATCATGCTTCAGAAACTTCCAAACATcttatgaaaatgaaaaatacaagaGCAATGCTCAGCAGTTCTTCAAGTCAAAACAGCTATGCAGTCAAAACAAGTAATCTTGTTAAAAGACAAGATCATATTCTTGGATCTGAAGAAATGATATCTTCTGGAGAAAGCAGAGGCACTCAATCAAAAGTGCACATTCCAGAGAACAGGATTTCaatttctgaaaatttggGCCAAAATGGAAATGGGGAAGTGTCAAACAAAGAGTATTTGAGTGAAGATGATCTCAAGTGGCTTGGAAAGAATTACAGTATTAATGGTAGTGGAAAAGCTATTTTCAAAAACATGAAATCCAAACTTGATTTTGAAACCAGAAGTGAAAGAGTTACTCCTCCATTACTTAGGAAATCTGAGGGAAATGAAAGTAACATTCATAAAACAGCTACTGATTTAATAAACCGTGTTCAAGTACGCGAACAACAGTTGTGGAGACAGTTGGCAGAAATGTCTCTCACTTCTGTTCCATCTTCTAGTTCTTCTGCAGGGAAAGATTTATCTTTAGAGAGCTACAGGccacaattaaattatttatcagaagaaaaaattgcggTTAAAGATATTTTAGACTTACAGAATTGCACTGAGATATCCTCGACTTCCTTGAACAACAGAATTCCTACTAGTACAGAAAACATAGTTTCTTTGCTTGGTGAAGAATGGCTTAACAATCTTTTAAGAGCCGAATTGGGAATATCAGAAGATGAGCGAAGATGA
- the LOC124343951 gene encoding protein FAM151B-like isoform X2 codes for MSNLTMDNIERNSQISGRAFPSVSNINPEVGTDFTQVTWAHAVDNRKKLRRALRGSAMMLEADVSLGKLKSDPHSEDRPIMAHPPISASDLSLEDFLDEVLDEAYYKGIKLDFKSVEVLERALQIVKTREHKIRVPLWLNADIIKGPVDSTSNPIDAQLFLSLTKYYFPTAVISAGWTTKLAKEGYYTLDQCRNMRDALIAAQVTAPVTFPVRAGLVANLESRQNILWLLREIPGSTVTIWSSYGDEVDVFGLLDFIDAIGKEFIYIDVHSGLRCRMSRYRAAYSMGEYLLGFGRNNGRTSSNPSFFALLTYLSCATSFLPWNINSHNQQ; via the exons CGGAAGTCGGAACGGATTTTACCCAAGTGACGTGGGCTCATGCAGTAGACAACCGAAAGAAGCTGAGACGTGCACTAAGAG GCAGTGCAATGATGCTTGAAGCAGACGTTTCgctgggaaagttgaaaagcgaTCCGCATTCTGAAGACAGGCCAATTATGGCACACCCGCCAATTTCGGCAAGTGACTTGTCGCTTGAAGACTTTTTAG ACGAAGTCCTAGACGAAGCCTATTACAAGGGAATCAAATTGGATTTTAAAAGCGTCGAAGTACTCGAACGAGCTCTCCAGATAGTCAAAACGAGAGAACATAAA ATCCGGGTACCTCTTTGGTTAAACGCTGACATTATCAAAGGACCAGTGGATTCTACTTCAAATCCTATAGACGCCCAGTTATTTCTGAGCCTTACCAAATACTACTTTCCAACTGCAGTCATCAGCGCGGGCTGGACGACAAA ACTCGCCAAAGAAGGTTATTATACTCTTGATCAATGTCGGAATATGAGAGACGCCCTAATAGCAGCTCAAGTAACTGCCCCAGTAACATTTCCCGTTCGAGCCGGACTCGTAGCAAATTTGGAATCTCGACAGAATATTTTATGGCTTCTGAGAGAA ATACCGGGAAGTACAGTGACAATTTGGAGTTCCTATGGCGACGAAGTTGATGTATTTGGGCTGTTGGATTTCATAGACGCGATCGGCAAAGAGTTCATT TACATCGACGTCCACAGCGGATTGCGTTGTCGAATGTCCCGTTACAGAGCAGCGTACTCGATGGGTGAATATCTTTTGGGTTTTGGGCGAAATAATGGACGAACTTCGTCTAATCCAAGTTTTTTTGCTTTGCTGACGTATTTGTCGTGCGCGACTTCATTCCTTCCATGGAACATCAATTCGCATAACCAGCAATAG
- the LOC124343953 gene encoding protein FAM151B-like: protein MPYSRMSRYQCSSVTFICLPSMLSIKAVGWTMILLFITQVKSASYIHGNDGVTIPSVAKFFPQIQSDLSRVKWGHGVNSKAQLSQTLQGTDMMIEADVSMGIVTGREGKFLPIMAHPPFKSSDLSLEEFLDTTLSSRTPKGIKLDFKDMEAVELSLRTIKTRANKIYAPLWLNADIIQGPVNATTKPLDARRFLNLTKSYFPDAVLSVGWTTRYGPDVSSWPLQIINEGSYTMNHMIQLRDALRAAQIRQPVTFPIRAGLCTTPESQRSIIWLLEQVEDSTLTIWSGPFDTVDVPGLMKLIKHVGTKRIYIDVSSGLLCEIQHFNDRY from the exons ATGCCCTATAGTAGGATGTCGCGCTACCAATGCTCAAGTGTCACTTTTATTTGCCTGCCTTCCATGTTGTCGATCAAAGCGGTTGGTTGGACaatgattttgttgtttattACTCAAGTCAAAAGCGCATCATATATCCACGGCAACGATGGAGTGACAATACCGTCAGTGGCCAAATTCTTTCCTCAAATACAGTCGGATCTTTCGCGAGTCAAGTGGGGACATGGAGTCAACAGTAAGGCCCAGCTCAGCCAGACACTTCAAG gaACTGACATGATGATTGAAGCGGATGTGTCTATGGGGATCGTAACTGGTCGCGAAGGAAAGTTTCTGCCAATCATGGCTCATCCGCCTTTTAAATCATCGGATTTGAGTTTAGAAGAATTTCTTGACACTACGCTGAGCAGCAGAACGCCAAAGGGAATCAAGCTAGATTTCAAAGACATGGAAGCAGTCGAGTTATCACTCAGGACCATAAAAACGCGAGCTAACAAG ATTTACGCACCACTTTGGCTAAACGCGGACATTATCCAGGGGCCCGTCAATGCAACCACAAAGCCACTGG atgcAAGGCGATTTCTGAATCTGACAAAGAGCTACTTTCCTGATGCTGTTCTCTCCGTTGGATGGACAACCAG GTATGGTCCTGATGTGTCTTCATGGCCGCTGCAGATCATCAACGAAGGTTCGTACACAATGAACCACATGATCCAATTGCGTGATGCTCTCAGAGCGGCTCAAATCCGCCAGCCGGTGACCTTTCCCATTCGGGCTGGTTTATGTACCACGCCAGAGTCTCAGCGCAGCATTATATGGTTACTGGAACAG GTTGAAGACAGCACGCTGACCATTTGGAGTGGACCGTTCGACACTGTCGACGTGCCCGGACTAATGAAACTCATTAAACACGTTGGCACGAAAAGAATTTACATCGACGTCTCCAGCGGCCTCCTCTGTGAAATTCAGCATTTCAACGATCGTTATTAG
- the LOC124343949 gene encoding protein king tubby-like, with protein sequence MEKPDMMEASSSNSTAWRQKKLDQQRQLVEQRQKAKRQQPALIHASQLRPLSSRSARSGKSNTDIDDHNSSVLTAVQVLPVVGQSSDYDDDQTTAVPPMDSNKLASQFRSFSLSPVSADISEPETETEEDQESRPYLRKEPHKEKKRPRPLSTPIESNNSPSHDHLNYRQGSGIISGSSQLNDIQENLDQFVFKAAPKESQMKCRITRDRKGMDRGLYPTYFLHLEREDGKKIFLLAGRKRKKSATSNYIISTDPTDLSRGGEAFAAKLRSNVFGTHFTLYDDGHKYSSRQELAAIIYDTNVLGFKGPRKMTIIIPAMSIEQQRVDICPSVEHEGIIDRWKRKMSDDLLQLHNKTPVWNDDTQSYVLNFHGRVTQASVKNFQLVHEDDADYIVMQFGRVAEDVFTMDFRYPMCAVQAFAVALSSFDGKLACE encoded by the exons ATGGAAAAGCCTGATATGATGGAAGCCTCTTCATCTAATAGCACTGCATGGAGACAGAAGAAATTAGATCAGCAG CGCCAATTGGTGGAGCAAAGACAAAAAGCAAAACGTCAGCAGCCAGCACTGATTCATGCATCACAGCTCCGGCCTCTATCCAGCAGATCTGCAAGATCTGGAAAATCAAATACAG ATATTGATGATCACAATTCAAGTGTATTAACTGCCGTCCAAGTGCTACCTGTTGTTGGTCAGTCATCAGATTATGATGATGATCAGACTACTGCGGTACCACCCATGGATTCTAACAAATTAGCTAGCCAATTTCGAAGTTTTAGTTTATCACCTGTTTCAGCCGACATTTCAGAGCCTGAAACTGAAACAGAAGAGGACCAAGAATCTAGACCTTACCTTCGTAAGGAACcacacaaagagaaaaaacgacCACGTCCCCTTTCTACGCCCATTGAAAGCAACAATTCTCCATCTCAT GATCATTTAAATTATAGACAAGGCTCCGGCATTATAAGTGGATCCTCACAACTTAACGATATTCAGGAGAATTTGgaccaatttgttttcaaggcTGCTCCCAAAGAATCTCAGATGAAATGCCGCATTACTCGTGATCGGAAGGGAATGGATCGCGGGCTGTATCCAACTTATTTTCTACACCTTGAACGCGAAGACGgcaaaaagatttttcttcttgctggacggaaacgaaagaaaagcgCAACAAGCAATTACATAATATCAACAGATCCAACCGATCTCTCTCGTGGTGGAGAAGCGTTTGCAGCCAAACTTCGTTCAAATGTTTTCGGCACTCATTTCACCCTCTACGATGACGGACACAAATACAGTAGTCGCCAAGAACTTGCCGCAATTATCTAT GATACTAACGTACTTGGATTCAAGGGTCCAAGAAAAATGACCATTATTATTCCAGCTATGTCCATCGAGCAGCAGCGTGTTGATATTTGTCCTTCAGTAGAGCATGAAGGGATTATTG ATCGGTGGAAGCGAAAGATGAGTGATGACCTTCTGCAGCTTCACAACAAAACCCCTGTATGGAACGACGATACTCAGTCATATGTGCTCAACTTTCATGGACGAGTTACTCAGGCGTCGGTGAAGAATTTCCAGCTGGTCCATGAGGACGATG CTGATTACATCGTAATGCAATTCGGTCGTGTGGCGGAAGACGTTTTTACCATGGATTTCCGCTATCCAATGTGCGCCGTGCAAGCCTTCGCCGTTGCACTGAGCAGTTTTGATGGCAAACTGGCGTGCGAGTGA